One bacterium genomic window, TTGTAGCCGAGCATGACCGACCAGCTGTTCATACCGAACTTTTCCGACTTTTCATCCTCCCCTTCTTCACTCGAATCTTCAAACTGACGCTTTATCAGATTATAGTTGAACTCGAGGAACAGATTGGGCGAAAGGTTGATGCCCCCGCCTACGATAAAACCGATGCCTGGATCGATCTTGTAGGTTTCATCTTCCTCTTCCCCATCGACCTCATAGGAGGCTTTGACGTCCCCCATAAAATAGCCCACCCCGCCCTTGACAAAGGGCTTGCTGGAGCCCTGACCGAGGAACAATTTGGCATAGGCCGAAGCGATGGTTTGACTAAAGGTGGTTTTTAATTTGAAATCTTCGTCCTTGTCCTCCCAGATAAAGCCGCCCAGAAGATAATTGCCCTCC contains:
- a CDS encoding outer membrane beta-barrel protein, with protein sequence MKKSGWMMLTLVLMAVSSYGQSTNTLAVMAGYSMSAFEDQEDAAGTVPLGIQLGMMVSPNLQVGLEGNYLLGGFIWEDKDEDFKLKTTFSQTIASAYAKLFLGQGSSKPFVKGGVGYFMGDVKASYEVDGEEEDETYKIDPGIGFIVGGGINLSPNLFLEFNYNLIKRQFEDSSEEGEDEKSEKFGMNSWSVMLGYKLNL